From the Pungitius pungitius chromosome 6, fPunPun2.1, whole genome shotgun sequence genome, one window contains:
- the bmal1a gene encoding basic helix-loop-helix ARNT-like protein 1, translating into MEGDDFNTEAVMNICDDLMADQRMDISSTMTDFMSPGSTDLISSSISTPGMDYTRKRKGSTTDYQIDGFSFDDMDPDKDKLGSDQQGRIKNAREAHSQIEKRRRDKMNSFIDELASLVPTCNAMSRKLDKLTVLRMAVQHMKTLRGAANPYTEANYKPAFLSDDELKHLILRAADGFLFVVGCDRGKILFVSESVYKILNYSQNDLIGQSLFDYLHPKDIAKVKEQLSSSDTAPRERLIDAKTGLPVKTDITPGPSRLCSGARRSFFCRMKCNRPSVKVEDKDFPSTCSKKKADRKSFCTIHSTGYLKSWPPTKMGLDEDNEPDNEGCNLSCLVAIGRLHPHIVPTPSLVDIRVKPTEYVSRHAIDGKFVFVDQRATAILAYLPQELLGTSFYEYFHQDDIGHLAECHRQVLQMREKINTNCYKFKIKDGSFITLRSRWFSFMNPWTKEVEYIVSTNTVVSCPMVEGSDYPQSAASPQSMDSVLTSEGGGRRTLQTVPGIPGGTRPGAGKIGRMIAEEVMEIQRIRGSSPSSCGSSPLNITSTPPPDTCSPGGKKIQNGGTPELPNTGVLPGPDSVGYPYSNQSIMSDNSHLSIDIMDNPGASSPSNDEAAMAVIMSLLEADAGLGGPVDFSDLPWPL; encoded by the exons ATGGAAGGAGATGACTTTAACACAGAGGCTGTGATGAACATCTGTG ATGACCTGATGGCCGACCAAAGGATGGACATCTCGTCTACAATGACTGACTTCATGTCTCCAGGGTCTACGGACCTCATCTCCAGCTCCATCAGCACGCCGGGCATGGACTACACCCGCAAGAGGAAGGGCAGCACTACTGATTacca AATTGATGGCTTCTCCTTTGA TGACATGGACCCAGACAAAGACAAACTGGGAAG TGACCAGCAGGGCCGGATTAAGAATGCCAG AGAGGCCCATAGCCAGATTGAGAAGCGCCGGCGGGACAAGATGAACAGCTTCATCGACGAGCTGGCATCGCTGGTGCCCACCTGTAACGCCATGTCCCGCAAACTGGACAAGCTGACGGTGCTGCGCATGGCGgtccagcacatgaagacactgcGAG GTGCAGCCAACCCGTACACAGAGGCCAACTACAAGCCGGCCTTCCTCTCCGATGACGAGCTGAAGCACTTGATATTAAGG GCTGCCGATGGCTTCCTGTTCGTGGTCGGCTGTGACCGCGGAAAGATCCTCTTTGTTTCCGAATCCGTCTACAAGATTCTCAACTACAGCCAG AACGACCTGATAGGTCAGAGCCTGTTTGACTACCTTCACCCCAAGGACATTGCCAAGGTCAAAGAGCAACTGTCCTCCTCCGACACGGCCCCACGAGAGAGGCTCATCGATGCCAAGA cgggtCTCCCGGTGAAGACAGACATCACCCCCGGCCCCTCTCGTCTCTGCTCTGGAGCACGGCGCTCCTTTTTCTGCAGGATGAAGTGCAACAGGCCCTCTGTCAAAGTCGAGGACAAGGACTttccctccacctgctccaagAAAAAAG CGGACCGTAAGAGCTTCTGCACCATCCACAGCACAGGCTATCTGAAGAGCTGGCCCCCCACCAAGATGGGTCTGGACGAGGACAACGAGCCCGACAACGAGGGCTGCAACCTGAGCTGCCTGGTGGCCATCGGCCGCCTGCATCCCCACATCGTCCCCACGCCCAGCCTGGTGGACATCCGGGTGAAGCCCACGGAGTACGTCTCCCGGCACGCCATCGACGGCAAATTTGTCTTCGTTGACCAGag GGCCACAGCCATCCTGGCCTACCTGCCCCAGGAGCTGCTGGGCACCTCTTTCTACGAGTACTTCCACCAGGACGACATCGGCCACCTGGCCGAGTGCCACAGACAAG TGCTGCAGATGAGAGAGAAGATCAACACCAACTGTTACAAATTCAAGATCAAAGATGGCTCTTTCATCActctgaggagccgctggttcAGCTTCATGAACCCCTGGACCAAGGAGGTGGAGTACATTGTCTCCACCAACACCGTCGTATC gTGTCCCATGGTGGAGGGATCAGACTACCCTCAGTCTGCTGCCTCACCACAGAGCATGGACAGTGTCCTTACCTCGGAGG GTGGAGGAAGGCGGACGCTGCAGACGGTGCCGGGCATCCCTGGCGGCACAAGACCAGGAGCCGGCAAAATCGGACGCATGATTGcagaggaggtgatggagatcCAGAG GATccgaggctcctccccctcaagCTGTGGCTCCAGCCCTCTGAACATCACCAGCACCCCCCCACCTGACACCTGCTCCCCAGGGGGCAAGAAG ATTCAGAATGGAGGGACACCCGAGCTGCCGAACACAGGGGTCCTTCCTGGCCCGGATTCTGTAGGCTACCCCTACTCCAACCAGTCCATCATGA GTGACAACTCCCACCTGAGTATAGACATCATGGACAACCCCGGTGCCAGCAGCCCCAGCAACGACGAGGCGGCCATGGCCGTCATCATGTCCCTGCTGGAGGCAGACGCGGGGCTCGGCGGCCCCGTGGACTTCAGCGACCTGCCCTGGCCTCTGTGA